GGCCACTCAGACTTCCTCCATATCAGTTATAAGGCTTTCTTATCACTCGTgtattcactggagtagcacttttaatttccttcaagaacttttcctttgcattcataACTGCTGATTGTTTGGCACCAAGGCCCAGCTTTCAGCCTGCTTTCAACACGCTTtcttcactaagcttaatcattttttGCTTTGGCTTTAGAGTGAGAGAgctgtgactcttcctttcactggagCACTTACAGGCCATTGTAAggttattaactggcctaatctcaatattgttgtgtctcagggaatagggaggcccaaggagagggagggCATCATTGGGTCCATGGAGCAGTGAGAACATACACATTTAATCAGTTAAGTTCACCAACTAATATGGGCACAGTTTGGgccaccccaaaacaattacaacagtaacagcaaagatcactgatcacagatcaccatagcaaatataataataatgaaagagtGAAATATTGTGAGCcttaccaaaatgtgatacagagacacAAGTGAGCCAGTGCTGCTGGGAAAATGGCACGgacagacttgctcaatgcagggttgccaaaaactttcaatttgttttaaaaaaaaatctgggaagtgcaataaaaatgaagctcaataaaatgaagtttttacTTATACATACCTATGTAGTATGCTGCCTTTATAAATGCCAAGTTCCACAACAGCTTATCTTAATTTAGATATAAACAGCCACAGTTTCCCAATGCATGCACTTTCCTTCTCTTGGTGGTGATTACACATCGTTTCTACTTGAAATTGCCAacattccttcttccttctgtctTGGACAACCTCCTCATCCTCCCCTCCAGTTCCACGCACCTGCCTGCATCCGTGCCTGCATCCTGACCTTCATGCAGCTTCCATGGAGGAGATGCGCCTGCTCCTTTTTGTGACACCCCCCCCCACTTGTGCCCTCCATCCTTCTCTCAATTCTCAAGACGTTTGCACTAGAATTACTGATTTTCTCTTCCATGTcgtctttttctccctttctacaAGACAGTTTCTGTCTATATGCTATTACTCATTTTGGAACCCTACAGTCCCTCCAGTTACTGCTGAATTTCTCAGCACCCCTTGTCATTCACCAAACTCATCCATGTTGTGGTCTTCATTCCTGTGTTTTCTCACCATTGGttctctccccatcctctcccctaACTCCTCTATAATCAAGTTTTTGTccctacctccccaccaaaagtGCTCTTAGCAGGGTCACCAGAGGAGGCCCTCCTGCAAAAGTCAGCAGCGGGTTCTCTGCACCCATCGTGTTAGACCCTTCAGCAACACTGGCCCAGCCCACCACTCCCTCCTTCATTCATTGAGCACGTATTTCTACGTGTTTGCTCTATGTCAGGCACAGTTCCAGTCCCTGAGATTCATCAGTGAATTAAAGAGACCAAGATCCCTTCCCTGTAGGAACTGATATTCTATTAGAGGGAGATAGTtaacaagcaaaaacaaatagTAACGAAACATGGTGTGTTAGAAGGCAATAGGGCTGTGGAAGAGAAAAACATAGAACTCAGCCACAGCCTGGGGAATTTGCCTTTGACACACGATCATCACTATGACAAAACACACCCTATGTGGCAACAATATTTAATATCAGATCAAATTGTGGGATATGTCTGTATATCCCcatgtaataaaaacaaaccacatttttatctgctttttttcaaaacaaatttttattgaattatagttgctttacaatgtcatgttagtttcaggtgtacagcaaagtgattcagttatatatatattacatatatatatattctttttcatattcttttccataataggttattacaagatactgaatatagttccctgtactatacagtacggccttgtttatctgttttgctGCTGTCTTTCTTAAGTCAGTACTCTTCTCCCTCCTACTTCTCCTGGATTTGATGTGAGAATgttggagagaagaaaaagaggaaactcaGGGGCAGTGGGGCTCTGGGAGTTCTCAGTTTGTGATACTGTGTATTGGGTCCAGGGGGCAGCTACCAGAGATAGAAGAATGGGAGTAGCTGAAACTTCGGGGCAAAAGCTGACTCATTTTtacccctttttaaaattttgtcaagtgctGGCTTCTGACAGTGAGGAAGTAATTAGGAACTCAAAGTATGATAGTATGGTCAAGAAATAGACTTTTCTATGGgtaatacttttcattttaatcttgATGAAAATAAAGCTATTATGTTAAATACAGTGAAAATTTTCCTTCCTGCCATTAGTGGAGTGACTCATTTGATCTAAGCCCTTGGGCTAATAAGCAGTGTGTAGATTTACCTTTCTGATGTTTCCTGTCTGAGGACAAGAGAACTGTTGTACTCTCACATCCATTGGTAAAGTACTTTTTATTGACTCAGGGTTTTGCAAAGACTTTATCAAGTTGTTTCTCAAACAACCCCATGAGGATGTAATAAGTCCCACCAAGCCCTGGTTACACACACATGCCTACATGAATGCAAATAGAGCCAGATACTAATTTGACTGATATTAACTTATGTATTTTTTGCCCAGTACTTCCTGATATCCCAGACCTTTCCCTGGTTTTAGCAGCAGCATCTAGGGAATTCTGCACTGACTGCCTCAGGGAAAGAATATTATTGACAGGTATCAACTATTAGTTGATGACTTTTGAAAGGCAAGAGCCAGACCACAGGAGATGAGGAGGATCAAAGTTTCACCATTTCTCCCCCAACTAATTCCACAGGCTGCGAAGGAAGGAAGGTGAAGTTCAAGAGAACAAGGAGAGCTTAGATGTTAACACAGGGGTTTCCTAGATAAGGTTGTACCACCAATCTCAGACAGGTATGAAGGATCTGAGAGCATTAAAAAACCCATGCTTCACTTCTTGGGTAGAAACAGGGCAAGCATCAGGGAATGAGGATTCTCTAAGCCTCATGTGGTATAGAAGGAGTGAGAATAGTTCCCAGGAGCACAGAAGTCACAATGGCATGAAGAGAAAGGTAACCAGATGTGATTCACATCACTCAGATTCACTCTTTATTCTGCAACTCCAAACTGCTGTAAGTTTTagttttagaatttccatttagttcttttttatagtttccatttctttactaaGATTCTCTACCTGCCCACTCACAATTTCCCTTAATTTTTGGAACAACTTTCAAAGTTAGTTTCTATTgcctgctttttttgtttttgaccCTTCTGTTGACTTTTCTGTTCCCACCTTTATGAGGAGGGACTTCTTGGTCACGGTAGTGTCAGAATTGGGTTAAGCAATGACACTAACTTAGATACCAAGGACCTAAGGTAAAAGCAATCACTTTAAGTGGGGCAGGACACCTCATTAGAAATGGTGCCTAATGTGTGATGATTTCCAGTCTTCAAATAAAAAGGACAGTTGCAAAAGCCTTGTGAAAACGGCAGGGGTGGCTTCTCCAGTCTTCTTGATCAGTCTCAAGAAACTGACAGGACCTTCCCACTCACTAGGGAGTAGAACtggaagagaactgaaaacattaGCATTTAACCCCCTGCCTTCTACCAAGTAGAACAGACTCCCCCATTGATTAatctttttccaaattaaaagcaCCTTTCTTGCATTTCCTGATATAAAGGTGATACATACTTAGAAAAATCAGCCAAAACAGGAAGGCATAAAGAATAAAGTGCTACCCAGAGAAATTACCATTAGTATTTTGCTGAACATCCTTCAAGATGCTGCTCTGTGAAAATACTCATGCATATAATTTTATGTGAATGGAATAACATACATGCTTTTAACTCAATACATGGTAAAGATCATTATCAGTAAATATAGATCAACAGCATCCTTTTTAATGACTGTCTATTGTGTGGCATAGGTTTACCAAGATTTATTAAACCAATCCTCAATAGAAGGACACTGAGTTCTAGATTCTTGCAGTGAGGAAcattatttctgctttctctgtgtatGTATAACATCTCTGTGTACTTGTCAGATTATGTCTCCTTGAGGCAGTACATTTCTATAACATTATTTCTGGGCTGTAGCATATTCAACAGGCTTGATTTCTGGACCTATGAGGCAGTGTGGTGACTTTGTACTATGTCAACTCACCTAAGCAGGATCTGTTTTCCAGAATCCTGCATGGTTTCGGGTTAGCATTTGGCCCATGAGGAAAATGTTGAATGAACTTTACAAGGCAGAGGCTATGGTTTTCACACCTGAAGGACAGCGCAGGGGTCCAGGCATGGTGGTAACTCTAGCACGTTGTGGCTGATCCACTGGCTCCCCTTGCTGTCATAAGGCAGCACCCAGACTCCAGCTCCTGCCagatcttcagtttcttcatgtccTAAGCCAAGTGCATGTGCAGCTCCATGCAGGGTGCCAGCTTCTCCTGCAGTGCATCTGCATTATCCATGTTGGAAGTAGTGAGAGTCTTTGAAGATTCCAGTTGTTCATGAATTTCAGTTTGTCCCCACAAGTTCTAATTCTGTTCTTACTCTCATATATGTCCAGCTTTCTATCCTGACTGCCTCTAGCTGATCTATGGTGACTTCAAGCTCAACATCAGAACCAGAGACAGCAAACAGCCTAGCATAGACTCCTCCACCTTCTCCCACCATCGTGTAAGGTCTAAAGCAGCCCTGTCCAGCAGAACTTCTGTAGTGATGCAAGTATTTTCTAAGTGAGCTGCCCAAATATGGTAACCACTAGTCCCCATGTGAGTCTTTAGCACTTGAAATGTACTTAGTGCAAGTGAGAAACTAAATTTTCactcttatttaattttaattcatttaaatttaaatagccacaagTGGCTGCCATATTGAACAGCACAAGTCTAGTGCCTAAGAATAAAACACTCATTCGTTATCAGAGTGGTTCTGTTTCTCCACTTGAATCTGACGGATACAGGCAGCAGCTGCTGACCGGTGGGGAAGGGGATGTTGACAGAACGCTAGCATGCCAGGAATGACAGGCCTGGAGGACCCAGACCTGGGGGGCTCACCAGCCTGCCATCTCTGAACTTCTTACAGGAGAAAAATAGACCCCCTGTGAGCTTGCCCTGTTGGGAACCCCATCCCCAAACCGGTCCCCAAGACAGAGTGATCACAGTGAGCTAAAGTAGTCACAGACAGCAGGCAGTCTTTCCTTTACTCTCACACCATGACTTTACCCTCTTGCCAGTTCCCTATGCAGATCCTCCTTGCTCCCaggcctcctcccttccccaaaggAATATGATCTTCCTTACAGAATATAACTACCcatgtctgtcttttttgttttgttttgaacatCAACCCATTTTCATAACTCTGTAATTATTGCAGTAGGAagtaagcaatcatttttgtcaGCTCCAGTCTCCGAAACTGGTGACTTTCCAATAAACTTTACTGAGAATGGACCTTTCTGGGTAGGTCTGGCACAGTTAATTGAACATGACAAAATGTATGGCTGAAAGACATTTTCTTTCACAGCTGAGCTTGAATTGCGAACAATGTGCAGTGGTTTCAAGCTGTGCCCACAAACACAATTCTACACGATCACaaggaacatttattttttcttttttctttttagtggttgcttAAACAAGTGGTTATCCGTTATGGCGCTGACATTGGAAACGGCGAAATGCTGGCAACCGAATCAAAGCAAAAGTGCAAGACAGCTCAGTGCGCGCGTGGTTTGGTTCCTTGAATGCAAAGGCTTGCGTTTTCATTTCCTCTTAGTTTTGGTCCCGCCTCTTGGTGTATCTTCTTGagaatgttttttaaaggaaaggaaaagaacataTTTCTCATACTGCAAGCCATCTTTCGTGTCAGTTCCCTTCTTTTTCCCGTCTCACTGGACTGGGTCCTCCTAACTTCTTTATCGGTTGGTGAGTCGCTTTGCTCTCTCCGGTGTTGCCCGGCCTTCAGTGAGTCCTGCGCAGACCACGAAGTGCCCGGCCCTCCTTCCCAGCTCTCCACCAGGGCTAAACGCTTCCAGGCTGAGAAAAATAGCCAGGAGGAAGCGCAGCGTGGAAGGAGGACCCCTCTCCGGCAGGCCATCCGCGCCTTGCCTGGCCCCCTCTCCGCCCCCGCTCCCTGCCCGGGCTCGCGAGAGACTATCCGTGTGACACGTCCACCTCCTGGCAGCTCGCGGGTTCTCGCCCGGAGCAGCGGGGAGGAGGCGGCTGCGGCTTCCTGGGTGTGGGTCCCTGGAGGAGCCTGGAGCGCCGTCCGGATGCGGCAGCCGAGCGGCCTCTCTGGGAGCCTCGGGAGACCCGTGCCAAGCCTGCCCTCAGTGCGCGCCACGGGCCAGCAGAGGGCTCTGGATTTTggtccctcccctttccctctgggtCCCGGAGCACTCCAGCTCTcagaccctcctccccccaggTACAGGCCGGCGGGAGAGGAGGACGcatctctcctcccagcaccctaCCATGGGCAACACTTCCAGTGACTCCAGGCTCGAGAACTGCGATGCTGAACAGTGGCTTCCCTCGGGTGAAAGTCCCGCCATCAGTGCGGTGATGTTCTCGGCCGGGGTGCTGGGAAACCTCATCGCTCTGGCGCTGCTGGCGCACCGCTGGCGGGGGGACTCGGGGCGCAGCGCCGGCCCCGGGAGCTCCATCTCGCTGTTCCATGTGCTGGTGACCGAGCTGGTGTTCACCGACCTGCTCGGTACCTGCCTCATCAGCCCCGTGGTGCTTGCTTCCTACGCACGGAACCAGACCCTGGTGGCACTGGCGCCCCAGAGACGCGTGTGCACCTACTTTGCCTTCTCCATGACCTTCTTCAGCCTGGCTACCATGCTCATGCTCTTCGCCATGGCCCTTGAACGCTACCTAGCCATCGGGCACCCCTATTTCTACCAGAGCCGGATCAAACGCCGCGGCGGCTTGGCCGTGCTTCCCATCGTCTACACAGCCTCCCTGCTGTTTTGCTCCTTGCCGCTGCTGGGCCACAGGCAGTACGCCCAGTACTGCCCTGGGACGTGGTGCTTCATCTGGCTCGAGCAGACTACGTACCTTAGGCTTTACGCCACCCTGTTGCTGCTCCTCATCATTGCGGTGCTCGTCTGCAACTTCAGTGTCATCCTCAACCTCATCCGCATGCACCGCCGGGGCAAGAGGAGCCGCTGCGGACCCTCCTTGGGCGGCAGCCgcaggagaggggaaagggtgtCCATGGCAGAGGAGACGGACCATCTCATTCTCCTGGCTATCATGACCATCACCTTTGCCATCTGCTCCTTGCCTTTGACGGTAAGTCACCCACTTCGTTTCCACAGCCAAACTCTGTGCagccttctctttctcccctcttaCTGCCACCCTTTCCACCACCAAATTTTTGCCACTTAAAGAAATCTGTCCTAATTTGTAAAGGTCTATagctttcccctttctcttctcccctttaTCCCATTTCTTACTTCCCTAACCCCACCA
This DNA window, taken from Camelus dromedarius isolate mCamDro1 chromosome 5, mCamDro1.pat, whole genome shotgun sequence, encodes the following:
- the PTGER2 gene encoding prostaglandin E2 receptor EP2 subtype, coding for MGNTSSDSRLENCDAEQWLPSGESPAISAVMFSAGVLGNLIALALLAHRWRGDSGRSAGPGSSISLFHVLVTELVFTDLLGTCLISPVVLASYARNQTLVALAPQRRVCTYFAFSMTFFSLATMLMLFAMALERYLAIGHPYFYQSRIKRRGGLAVLPIVYTASLLFCSLPLLGHRQYAQYCPGTWCFIWLEQTTYLRLYATLLLLLIIAVLVCNFSVILNLIRMHRRGKRSRCGPSLGGSRRRGERVSMAEETDHLILLAIMTITFAICSLPLTIFAYMNETSRKEKWYLQALRFLSINSIIDPWVFAILRPPVLRLMRSVLCCRVSLRAQDATQTSCSAQLNVGK